The Garra rufa chromosome 18, GarRuf1.0, whole genome shotgun sequence genome window below encodes:
- the gpr182 gene encoding G-protein coupled receptor 182 yields MTHDLHNSSYDFYNGTAWYVLDCTIHLDEDGRRIALFLLYLVLFMVGLAENTLVVWVNWRRRHSANGVLFCIINVSLSDLMVIFTMPFFMLEVTMDKVWLWGRFLCKVTHLVYVINFYSSSFFLAFMTLERYLSLTQPNKPACFPTQHKRRWFLCAGIWLLSLVLALLENVHVDLLEWEEPGCYMVPEQYYTEWFVSVSFLCLIFQFLGPASVIITCNVLIARAVRTAPDVQNRRDVWLVHVYSLVFVACWLPYHLVLFLLTVDDLDPHLFSCNTVGVLYFSFSLVQCLSLFHCIANPILYNFLSKSFRNNLINAVISRISLPATNAPTNAVADKAGTMAVKERKLSNASTSHSDIGA; encoded by the coding sequence ATGACGCACGATCTACACAACTCGTCGTACGACTTCTACAACGGCACGGCATGGTATGTCCTCGACTGCACCATCCACCTAGACGAGGATGGCCGAAGGATCGCTCTCTTCCTCCTGTACCTAGTGCTCTTCATGGTAGGGTTGGCCGAAAACACCCTGGTGGTGTGGGTGAACTGGCGAAGGCGGCATTCGGCGAACGGCGTGCTGTTCTGCATCATCAACGTGAGCTTGTCCGACTTGATGGTGATCTTCACCATGCCCTTCTTCATGCTAGAGGTGACCATGGACAAGGTTTGGCTGTGGGGCCGCTTCCTTTGCAAGGTCACGCACCTCGTATACGTCATAAACTTCTACAGTAGCTCCTTCTTCCTGGCCTTCATGACCTTGGAGCGATACCTGTCCCTGACGCAACCCAACAAGCCCGCCTGCTTCCCGACGCAGCACAAACGCCGCTGGTTTCTCTGCGCCGGGATCTGGCTCCTGTCGCTTGTCCTGGCCTTGCTAGAAAACGTCCACGTTGACTTGCTGGAGTGGGAAGAGCCAGGCTGCTACATGGTTCCCGAGCAGTACTACACGGAGTGGTTCGTGTCGGTTTCCTTCCTCTGTCTGATATTCCAGTTCCTGGGTCCAGCGTCCGTCATCATCACGTGCAACGTCCTGATCGCCCGAGCCGTCCGCACAGCCCCGGATGTCCAGAATCGCCGAGATGTGTGGTTGGTCCACGTGTACTCGCTGGTTTTTGTGGCCTGCTGGCTACCATACCACTTGGTGTTGTTCTTGTTGACAGTGGACGACCTGGACCCGCACCTGTTCTCCTGCAACACGGTCGGGGTGCTGTACTTCTCATTTAGCCTTGTGCAATGCTTGTCGCTCTTTCACTGCATCGCCAACCCAATCCTCTACAACTTCCTCAGTAAGAGCTTCCGCAACAATCTAATAAACGCAGTGATCAGCCGCATATCTTTACCGGCAACCAACGCACCAACTAACGCCGTAGCCGACAAAGCAGGAACAATGGCAGTAAAAGAGCGGAAGCTCAGTAATGCCAGCACAAGTCACTCTGACATTGGCGCATGA